In one window of Candidatus Scalindua sp. DNA:
- the smc gene encoding chromosome segregation protein SMC, whose protein sequence is MKMKKLEFFGFKSFSDRTTFTFEKGITVIVGPNGCGKSNVVDAIKWILGEQSAKSLRGNEMSDVIFNGSTKRSSMGYAEASLTILNDREVLPVEYKEVCITRRLYASGESEYLLNKQVCRLKDIKELFMDTGVGASCYSIIEQGRVDTLLQANAQERRFVFEEAAGISKYKSKKKETMAKLGKVEQNLLRLSDIIEEVQKQLRSVKYQASKARKYNEYIERLKELRLKFFLRKYKVFHAEMSAVTGQLDRLGNKGQEVNAEIENLQEKRDGLQQSMDILVSSLEKSHIKLASLDAEIINTDDRISFNRKTVEGLNSQTSRHESQIEVLKSRILDAENSIRKHMANLEEIKEDISQKSSILSLKESEFEEYLFECNALQQKTEENKKNVIDILHKESAFQNETGSLRAERETILHRRVKLLQRQETVSSELERIECERQNLTEQRDTVLNTIESLESRSSLIKERLQGVHLEIETINEAINTKQQFRSSKESRLEILDDLERRYEGVGLGVKSILEEGKKEDSEITGICGMVADLIRVDNSYVSAIEAVLGDNAQIIVTVSIKDAIQAIHFLKEQGKGYAKFLPLDTIKERITSLSAGQELSGFIGKAVDLVKTQDCFSALVEFFFYNTIIVDDFSTALSYADNLNSARFIATKAGEVVEPGGTILVGKGDMQIGLISRKMELESVRSELEKVKNEIEMYMSQKNAKTQERENLTRELNEVTQEIDSENMLKVSHENELQKREFKVVELREEQDINESEIYEINELVENINEKEEKLRAEIDRLKDQRKDLERQVEISDSAKGEKESLKTQLQQEITEVKVVMAQKEERLDNISTSLEKLEGELQKSREELTSSCEEIKACHEKATEGDGEITRLNSVIEDLKSEKVSLENDIKGLRVNQNELVGQLTETKSQIEEYSKEQRNQEQEINELRLKENEYKIKLAGLEERIREDYHVELSQLEAEKQEEDDESIDWDSVSIEIEQLKGKVERMGSVNLEAIQELEELETRETHLLNQREDLEKSENTLKDIIKKINLTSRELFEKTFNDIKNNFRGIFRKLFGGGKADIILEEGVDILDAGIEIVAQPPGKELSSITLFSGGEKVMTTIALLFAIFQSKPSPFCILDEVDAALDENNINRFAMILKEFTNLSDFLVITHNKRTMSVADVIYGITMEEAGVSKKISVKFKEDVKQVA, encoded by the coding sequence ATGAAGATGAAAAAATTGGAGTTTTTTGGTTTTAAATCTTTTTCCGACCGGACAACGTTTACGTTCGAAAAGGGGATTACAGTTATTGTCGGTCCCAACGGGTGCGGTAAAAGTAATGTTGTTGATGCTATTAAGTGGATACTCGGTGAACAAAGTGCAAAATCACTCAGAGGCAATGAAATGTCTGATGTTATTTTTAATGGTTCTACGAAACGTTCTTCTATGGGATATGCAGAGGCGTCACTGACCATACTCAATGACAGGGAAGTGTTGCCAGTAGAATATAAAGAGGTGTGTATAACAAGGCGCTTATATGCCTCAGGAGAATCGGAGTATTTATTGAATAAGCAGGTATGCAGGCTCAAAGATATCAAAGAACTCTTTATGGACACCGGTGTAGGCGCCAGTTGTTACTCTATCATTGAACAAGGAAGGGTTGATACCCTGTTGCAGGCCAATGCACAGGAGAGGCGATTTGTTTTTGAAGAGGCTGCCGGTATCAGTAAATACAAGAGCAAGAAAAAAGAGACAATGGCAAAGCTGGGGAAGGTTGAACAAAATCTGCTTAGACTCAGTGATATTATTGAAGAGGTGCAGAAACAATTGCGCTCTGTAAAATATCAGGCTTCAAAGGCGCGCAAGTATAACGAATATATCGAGAGGTTGAAGGAACTGAGGCTGAAATTCTTTTTAAGAAAGTATAAAGTCTTTCATGCAGAAATGTCTGCTGTTACAGGACAATTAGACCGGCTGGGAAATAAGGGGCAGGAGGTAAATGCTGAGATTGAGAATCTGCAGGAAAAGAGAGATGGTTTGCAGCAGTCAATGGACATTCTCGTTTCCAGCCTTGAAAAGTCACACATTAAACTTGCCAGTCTTGATGCTGAAATTATCAATACAGATGACAGAATAAGCTTCAATCGAAAAACGGTTGAAGGTCTCAATTCTCAAACGAGTCGTCATGAGAGCCAGATAGAGGTTTTAAAGAGCAGGATTCTTGATGCCGAAAATAGTATCAGGAAACATATGGCTAACCTGGAGGAGATTAAGGAAGACATATCGCAAAAAAGTAGCATCTTATCCTTGAAAGAATCGGAATTTGAAGAATATTTATTTGAATGTAACGCCTTACAGCAGAAGACGGAAGAGAATAAAAAAAACGTAATAGACATTTTGCATAAGGAATCTGCTTTTCAGAATGAGACAGGGAGTCTGAGGGCAGAAAGAGAGACAATTCTTCATAGAAGAGTAAAGCTGTTACAAAGGCAGGAAACTGTATCATCTGAATTAGAGCGTATAGAGTGTGAAAGGCAGAATCTTACGGAACAACGTGATACTGTATTGAATACTATAGAAAGTCTCGAATCTCGTTCTTCTCTGATAAAAGAGCGGTTGCAGGGAGTACATCTTGAAATTGAAACCATTAATGAAGCTATTAATACTAAACAGCAGTTTAGAAGCAGCAAGGAATCAAGACTGGAAATCCTCGATGATCTTGAGAGACGTTATGAAGGGGTTGGTTTGGGGGTAAAGTCTATTTTAGAAGAAGGCAAAAAAGAGGATAGTGAAATAACGGGAATTTGTGGAATGGTTGCAGATTTGATAAGGGTTGACAACTCGTATGTTTCCGCTATAGAGGCTGTTCTGGGGGATAACGCACAGATAATTGTTACCGTCTCGATAAAAGACGCGATACAGGCAATTCATTTCTTGAAGGAACAGGGAAAAGGGTATGCAAAATTTCTTCCGTTGGATACTATTAAAGAGAGAATCACTTCATTATCAGCAGGACAGGAGTTGTCAGGTTTTATAGGAAAAGCAGTTGATCTTGTAAAAACCCAGGATTGTTTCTCCGCATTGGTTGAATTTTTCTTTTATAACACTATTATTGTTGACGATTTTAGTACAGCATTATCATACGCAGACAACTTAAACAGTGCGAGATTTATTGCTACGAAAGCAGGAGAAGTTGTTGAACCGGGAGGTACTATTCTTGTTGGAAAAGGTGATATGCAGATTGGGCTTATTTCCCGTAAAATGGAGCTTGAGAGTGTTCGATCGGAACTTGAGAAGGTAAAGAACGAAATTGAAATGTATATGAGTCAGAAAAATGCAAAAACGCAAGAGAGGGAAAATCTTACACGAGAATTAAACGAGGTTACACAAGAGATTGATTCTGAGAATATGCTGAAGGTTTCTCATGAAAATGAACTGCAAAAACGAGAATTCAAAGTTGTTGAGCTTCGGGAAGAGCAGGATATTAATGAAAGCGAAATTTATGAAATTAATGAGCTCGTTGAGAACATTAACGAAAAGGAAGAGAAGTTAAGAGCTGAGATCGACAGGCTGAAAGATCAGCGTAAAGATCTGGAGAGGCAAGTTGAGATTTCTGATAGTGCAAAAGGAGAAAAGGAGAGTTTGAAGACTCAACTTCAACAAGAGATTACTGAAGTAAAAGTTGTCATGGCACAAAAGGAGGAGAGACTGGACAATATCAGTACTTCTTTGGAGAAGTTAGAAGGAGAACTTCAAAAAAGCAGAGAAGAACTTACCTCATCTTGCGAAGAAATCAAAGCTTGTCATGAGAAAGCTACCGAGGGCGATGGGGAGATTACCCGTCTCAATTCTGTAATTGAAGATCTCAAGAGTGAAAAAGTTTCTTTGGAAAATGATATTAAAGGTCTGCGAGTAAATCAAAACGAACTGGTTGGGCAGTTAACTGAGACAAAGAGTCAAATCGAAGAGTACAGTAAGGAACAGAGAAATCAGGAACAGGAAATAAACGAACTTAGGCTTAAGGAGAATGAATACAAGATTAAGCTTGCAGGCCTGGAAGAGCGGATCCGTGAAGATTATCATGTCGAATTGTCTCAACTTGAAGCGGAAAAACAGGAAGAAGATGATGAATCGATAGATTGGGATAGTGTTTCTATCGAGATAGAGCAATTAAAAGGCAAGGTTGAAAGAATGGGCAGCGTTAATTTGGAAGCAATTCAGGAACTAGAAGAGCTTGAAACCCGGGAGACTCATCTTTTAAATCAGCGTGAAGATCTTGAAAAATCTGAGAACACCTTGAAGGATATTATAAAGAAAATCAATCTTACAAGCCGTGAATTGTTTGAAAAAACCTTTAATGACATAAAAAATAATTTCCGTGGAATTTTTCGTAAATTATTTGGAGGTGGGAAGGCTGATATTATTCTGGAGGAAGGGGTTGATATTCTGGATGCAGGGATTGAAATTGTTGCTCAGCCTCCCGGAAAGGAACTTTCGTCTATTACTCTCTTTTCTGGAGGAGAGAAGGTAATGACGACTATTGCATTATTGTTTGCCATATTTCAGTCTAAACCGAGTCCTTTCTGTATACTCGATGAGGTTGATGCCGCATTAGATGAGAATAACATTAACCGATTTGCCATGATTCTGAAAGAATTCACAAATTTATCTGATTTTCTTGTAATAACGCACAATAAAAGAACCATGAGTGTAGCGGATGTGATTTATGGTATTACCATGGAGGAGGCAGGAGTATCAAAAAAAATATCAGTTAAGTTTAAGGAAGATGTCAAGCAGGTTGCATGA
- a CDS encoding anaerobic ribonucleoside-triphosphate reductase activating protein has product MTIKIKGFIENSLIEWPGNIVSIIFLPYCNLRCPYCHATHLVKEPNELECIPVESVTRKIEQNRNWLDGVVVTGGELTLHHDLDRLISTFKAMGLRIRIDTNGTNPHVIENFIQRGLIDCVAMDIKAPLHEEKYREAAGGPCNVVDIEKSIRLIMDSGIEYEFRTTVCPTFLDGSDIVQIAQSIAGSSSYILQTFRPNNCLDDRMLNVVPYSEEEMAGFAREAQKFVKNCFVRGGEMKVLSSNW; this is encoded by the coding sequence ATGACCATAAAAATTAAGGGTTTCATAGAAAACAGCTTGATAGAGTGGCCTGGAAATATTGTCTCTATCATCTTTCTTCCGTATTGTAATCTGAGGTGTCCTTATTGTCATGCGACCCACCTCGTGAAGGAGCCGAATGAACTGGAATGTATTCCGGTCGAATCGGTAACGAGAAAGATTGAACAAAACAGAAACTGGCTGGACGGGGTTGTTGTAACTGGAGGAGAGCTTACGCTGCATCATGATCTTGATCGGCTGATAAGCACGTTTAAGGCTATGGGGTTGCGGATCAGGATAGATACAAATGGAACGAATCCTCATGTTATTGAGAACTTTATACAGAGAGGGTTGATTGATTGCGTTGCGATGGACATAAAGGCACCGTTACATGAAGAAAAATATCGTGAGGCGGCTGGAGGCCCTTGTAATGTGGTCGATATAGAAAAGAGCATTAGATTGATAATGGACAGCGGCATAGAATACGAATTTCGAACAACAGTTTGCCCCACTTTTCTGGACGGGTCGGACATTGTTCAAATTGCGCAGAGCATTGCCGGCAGCAGTAGTTATATTTTGCAGACGTTCAGGCCAAATAACTGTCTGGATGATAGAATGCTGAATGTTGTGCCGTACTCGGAAGAGGAGATGGCGGGATTTGCCAGAGAGGCGCAGAAGTTTGTAAAGAATTGTTTTGTTAGAGGTGGGGAAATGAAGGTCTTAAGCAGTAATTGGTGA